From a region of the Enterobacter cancerogenus genome:
- a CDS encoding nickel/cobalt transporter encodes MSVIASPTRKPRRWLHLWPLALFVLLAVCGMLWLWQAWPQVMIKSIVWQREVNQQMSGLLKAVAENPTKAGGSLLAFSFIYGVLHALGPGHGKIVIATWLATHPSKLKSSIGLTLASSLLQGGVAIALVVVVLALLQLPARQLHMSSFWLEKGSYALVGVLGMILCWRALKKLRALLRKPTFKAFTPHHVHDAHCGCGHQHLPTQEQLQNGDDWRARLMIILSMGMRPCSGAIMVLLFSKVIGVFGWGILSALAMAAGTSLTISSLALLVHSFRRLAVKLSGNNTPVLWRQIGWTTLALAGGVILLVAAVTMWVSAVPVGRGLRPF; translated from the coding sequence ATGTCAGTGATCGCTTCTCCCACCCGAAAACCGCGCCGCTGGCTGCACCTCTGGCCGCTGGCGCTCTTTGTGCTGCTGGCCGTGTGCGGCATGTTGTGGCTGTGGCAGGCCTGGCCGCAGGTGATGATTAAAAGCATCGTCTGGCAGCGGGAGGTCAATCAGCAGATGAGCGGGCTGCTCAAGGCGGTGGCGGAAAACCCCACCAAAGCGGGCGGCTCCCTGCTGGCGTTTAGCTTTATCTACGGCGTACTGCATGCGCTGGGGCCGGGGCACGGCAAAATCGTGATCGCCACCTGGCTTGCCACGCATCCTTCTAAGCTCAAGTCGAGCATCGGCCTGACGCTGGCATCGTCGCTGCTGCAGGGCGGCGTGGCAATAGCGCTGGTCGTGGTGGTGCTTGCACTGTTACAGCTTCCTGCTCGCCAGCTGCACATGAGCAGTTTCTGGCTGGAGAAGGGGAGTTATGCGCTGGTGGGCGTGCTGGGGATGATCCTCTGCTGGCGGGCGCTGAAAAAACTGCGCGCGCTGTTACGTAAACCGACCTTCAAAGCCTTTACGCCCCACCACGTACACGACGCGCACTGTGGCTGCGGGCATCAGCATCTGCCGACGCAGGAACAGTTACAGAACGGCGACGACTGGCGCGCGCGGCTGATGATTATTCTGTCTATGGGGATGCGCCCGTGTTCGGGGGCGATCATGGTGCTGCTGTTCAGCAAGGTAATCGGCGTATTCGGCTGGGGAATTCTCTCGGCCCTGGCGATGGCGGCGGGTACGTCACTGACGATCTCGTCCCTGGCGCTGCTGGTGCACAGCTTCCGCCGTCTGGCGGTAAAACTGAGCGGCAACAACACGCCGGTACTGTGGCGACAAATAGGATGGACAACCCTGGCGCTGGCGGGCGGGGTCATCTTGCTGGTGGCTGCGGTAACGATGTGGGTGAGTGCGGTGCCGGTGGGCAGGGGATTGAGGCCGTTTTAG
- the suhB gene encoding inositol-1-monophosphatase gives MHPMLTIAVRAARKAGNVIAKHYETPDSVETSQKGSNDFVTNVDKAAEAIIIETIRKSYPQHTIITEESGEHEGTDQDVQWVIDPLDGTTNFIKRLPHFSVSIAVRIKGRTEVAVVYDPMRNELFTATRGQGAQLNGYRLRCSNARDLDGTILATGFPFKAKQHATTYMNILGKLFTECADFRRTGSAALDLAYVATGRVDGYFELSLKPWDFAAGELIAREAGAIVCDFTGGHNYMSTGNIVAGNPRVVKAMLANMRDELSDALKR, from the coding sequence ATGCATCCGATGCTGACCATCGCCGTGCGCGCAGCGCGCAAGGCGGGTAATGTAATTGCCAAACACTACGAAACACCCGACTCCGTAGAAACCAGCCAGAAAGGCAGCAATGATTTCGTGACTAACGTCGATAAAGCCGCAGAAGCGATTATTATCGAAACGATCCGCAAATCTTACCCACAGCACACCATCATCACCGAAGAAAGCGGTGAACATGAAGGTACCGATCAGGATGTTCAATGGGTTATCGATCCACTGGATGGCACCACCAACTTCATCAAACGTCTGCCACATTTCTCTGTGTCTATCGCGGTACGCATTAAAGGCCGTACCGAAGTCGCCGTTGTTTACGATCCAATGCGTAACGAACTGTTCACCGCTACCCGCGGTCAGGGCGCGCAGCTGAACGGCTATCGTCTGCGTTGCAGCAACGCTCGCGATCTGGACGGCACTATTCTGGCGACCGGTTTCCCGTTCAAGGCGAAACAGCACGCAACAACCTATATGAATATCCTGGGCAAACTGTTCACTGAATGTGCTGACTTCCGTCGCACCGGTTCAGCGGCGCTGGATCTGGCCTATGTGGCAACCGGCCGCGTTGACGGCTATTTCGAACTGTCACTGAAGCCATGGGACTTTGCTGCGGGCGAGCTGATCGCACGTGAAGCAGGCGCCATTGTCTGTGATTTCACCGGCGGCCATAACTACATGTCTACCGGCAACATCGTAGCGGGCAACCCACGCGTCGTTAAAGCCATGCTGGCAAACATGCGCGATGAGCTGAGCGACGCGCTGAAGCGTTAA